Proteins co-encoded in one Aspergillus luchuensis IFO 4308 DNA, chromosome 6, nearly complete sequence genomic window:
- the ACC1 gene encoding acetyl-CoA carboxylase ACC1 (BUSCO:EOG092600T4;~COG:I;~EggNog:ENOG410PH59;~InterPro:IPR029045,IPR016185,IPR013815,IPR034733, IPR011763,IPR000089,IPR011761,IPR013537,IPR011764, IPR005479,IPR005482,IPR005481,IPR011762,IPR011054, IPR011053,IPR001882;~PFAM:PF02786,PF00364,PF02785,PF08326,PF01039;~go_function: GO:0003989 - acetyl-CoA carboxylase activity [Evidence IEA];~go_function: GO:0005524 - ATP binding [Evidence IEA];~go_function: GO:0016874 - ligase activity [Evidence IEA];~go_function: GO:0046872 - metal ion binding [Evidence IEA];~go_process: GO:0006633 - fatty acid biosynthetic process [Evidence IEA]): MSAPNDHPSARAAQHNLASHFIGGNNLNAAPPSSVKDFVASHEGHSVISSVLIANNGIAAVKEIRSVRKWAYETFGNERAIQFTVMATPEDLHANADYIRMADQYVEVPGGTNNNNYANVDLIVDVAERMDVHAVWAGWGHASENPRLPEALAASPKRIIFIGPPASAMRSLGDKISSTIVAQHAGVPCIPWSGTGVDDVRIDDKGIVTVDDDVYNRGCTFSPEEGLQKAKEIGFPVMIKASEGGGGKGIRKVEREEDFISLYNAAANEIPGSPIFIMKLAGNARHLEVQLLADQYGNNISLFGRDCSVQRRHQKIIEEAPVTIAKPITFQAMERAAVSLGRLVGYVSAGTVEYLYSHADDKFYFLELNPRLQVEHPTTEMVSGVNLPAAQLQIAMGIPLHRIRDIRLLYGVDPNTSGEIDFDFSNEESFQTQRRPQPKGHTTACRITSEDPGEGFKPSSGTMHELNFRSSSNVWGYFSVGTAGGIHSFSDSQFGHIFAYGENRSASRKHMVIALKELSIRGDFRTTVEYLIKLLETPAFEDNTITTGWLDQLISNKLTAERPDTIVAVLCGAVTKAHQASEAGVEEYRKGLEKGQVPSKDVLKTVFPVDFIYEGQRYKFTATRASLDSYHLFINGSRCSVGVRALADGGLLVLLNGRSHNVYWKEEPAATRLSVDGKTCLLEQENDPTQLRTPSPGKLVKFTVENGEHVKAGQPFAEVEVMKMYMPLIAQEDGIVQLIKQPGATLEAGDILGILALDDPSRVKHAQPFTGQLPDLGPPQVVGSKPPQRFFLLHSILENILKGYDNQVIMNATLKELVEVLRNPDLPYGEWNAQSSALHSRMPQKLDSQLQTIVDKARARKAEFPAKQLQKTVQRFIEENVNPADAEILKTTLLPLTEVINKYLDGLKVHEFNVFIGLLEQYYEVEKLFAGRNLRDEDSILKLRDENKEDIGKVVQTVLSHSRIGAKNNLILAILAMYRPNQPNVGNVSKYFKPILKKLTEFESRAAAKVTLKARELLIQCALPSLEERLSQMELILRSSVVESSYGETGWEHREPDSQVLKEVVDSKYTVFDVLPRFFVHQDVWVTLAALEVYVRRAYRAYTVKGIQYSASGEVPLLSWDFTLDKLGQPEFGPITTDPSTPSTPTAEMNPFKRINSISDMSYLVGDGNEPMRKGAIIPVQYLEDAEEFLPRALEIFPRAGSKKKASDNGLLANLEGKRRPAPRVENENELTGVLNVAIRDVEDLDDNQIVSQINNMLADLKEELLARRIRRVTFICGKNGIYPGYFTFRGPNYDEDESIRHNEPALAFQLELGRLSKFKIKPVFTENRNIHVYEALGKGPENDKAVDKRYFVRAVVRPGRLRDDIPTAEYLTSEADRLMNDILDALEIIGNNNSDLNHIFINFSPVFNLQPKDVEEALAGFLERFGRRLWRLRVTGAEIRILCTDPVTGVPYPLRVIITNTYGFIIQVELYIEKKTEKGEWIFHSIDGGSNKLGSMHLRPVSTPYPTKEWLQPKRYKAHLMGTQYVYDFPELFRQAFQNSWTKAIAKIPSLADQRPPVGECIDYSELVLDENDNLVEISRGPGTNTHGMVGWIVTARTPEYPRGRRFIIVANDITFQIGSFGPAEDKFFHKCTELARKLGIPRIYLSANSGARIGMADELIPYFSVAWNDPENPAAGFKYLYFTPEVKQKLDASKKKEVITEEIEDEGEVRHKITTVIGAKDGLGVECLKGSGLIAGATSKAYEDIFTITLVTCRSVGIGAYLVRLGQRAIQVEGQPIILTGAPAINKLLGREVYTSNLQLGGTQIMYRNGVSHMTANDDFEGVQKIVEWMSFVPDRKGAPIPIRPWSDTWDRDVAYYPPSKQPYDPRWLIAGKEDEEGFLPGLFDTGSFEEALGGWARTVVVGRARLGGIPMGVIAVETRSVENVTPADPANPDSMEMVANEAGGVWYPNSAYKTAQALRDFNNGEQLPVMILANWRGFSGGQRDMYNEVLKYGSYIVDALVKYEQPIFIYIPPHGELRGGSWVVVDPTINPDQMEMYADVEARGGVLEPEGIVNIKYRRDKQLDTMARLDATYGELRRSLEDQSLSKEQLSDIKAKMAAREEQLLPVYLQIALQFADLHDRAGRMEAKNTIRHPLTWKNARRFFYWRLRRRLSEELIVKRMVAAAPNPAARDGSVAIPAGSNAPVSTESARAVHLRTLHSWTGLLDEELQREDQRVATWYEENKKAIQTKVDSLKAESVATEVAQLLLNNRDGALKGVQQILSVLPVEEKEAVLKYLSSN, from the exons ATGAGCGCTCCCAACGATCACCCCAGTGCGCGTGCCGCGCAACACAACCTCGCTTCACATTTCATTGGTGGTAACAACCTGAATGCCGCACCGCCCAGCAGCGTCAAGGACTTTGTGGCCAGCCATGAGGGTCACTCCGTCATCAGCTCG GTTCTGATCGCCAACAACGGTATTGCCGCCGTCAAGGAGATTCGTTCCGTCCGGAAATGGGCTTATGAAACTTTCGGCAACGAGCGTGCCATCCAATTCACAGTGATGGCCACGCCAGAAGATCTGCACGCAAATGCCGACTACATCCGTATGGCGGATCAATATGTTGAG GTTCCCGGAGGCACGAATAACAACAACTACGCCAACGTCGATCTGATCGTCGATGTCGCTGAACGTATGGACGTCCACGCCGTGTGGGCCGGTTGGGGTCACGCCTCTGAGAACCCCCGTTTACCCGAAGCCCTGGCTGCTTCCCCCAAGAGAATCATCTTCATTGGTCCCCCCGCCTCTGCGATGCGCTCGCTTGGTGACAAGATTTCCTCCACAATCGTCGCTCAGCACGCTGGTGTCCCTTGTATCCCCTGGTCTGGAACGGGTGTGGACGATGTCCGGATCGACGACAAGGGTATCGTTACCGTTGATGACGATGTCTACAACCGGGGTTGCACGTTCTCGCCCGAGGAGGGTCTgcagaaggccaaggagatcGGATTCCCGGTCATGATCAAGGCCTccgaaggtggtggtggtaagggTATTCGTAAGGTTGAGCGGGAGGAGGACTTCATCAGCCTGTACAATGCCGCGGCCAACGAAATTCCCGGTtcccccatcttcatcatgaaGCTCGCTGGTAACGCCCGTCACTTGGAAGTCCAGCTGCTGGCCGATCAGTACGGTAACAACATCTCCCTCTTCGGTCGTGATTGTTCCGTGCAGCGTCGTCACCAGAAGATTATCGAAGAGGCGCCCGTCACGATCGCCAAGCCCATCACTTTCCAGGCTATGGAGCGCGCCGCTGTGAGCCTTGGTCGCTTGGTCGGTTACGTCTCGGCTGGTACCGTGGAGTACCTGTACTCCCACGCTGACGACAAGTTCTACTTCTTGGAACTGAACCCCCGTCTGCAGGTCGAGCACCCGACCACGGAGATGGTTTCCGGAGTCAACCTGCCGGCTGCCCAGCTCCAGATTGCCATGGGTATCCCTCTGCACCGCATCCGCGACATCCGTCTGCTGTACGGCGTCGACCCCAACACCTCCGGGGAGATTGACTTCGATTTCTCCAACGAGGAGAGCTTCCAGACCCAGCGCCGCCCGCAGCCCAAGGGACACACCACCGCTTGCCGTATCACTTCTGAGGATCCCGGCGAGGGTTTCAAGCCTTCCAGCGGTACCATGCACGAATTGAACTTCCGCAGTTCCTCCAACGTCTGGGGTTACTTCTCCGTCGGTACGGCTGGTGGTATCCACAGCTTCTCTGACAGTCAGTTCGGTCACATCTTCGCCTACGGTGAGAACCGTTCCGCATCCCGGAAGCACATGGTCATTGCCCTGAAGGAACTCAGCATTCGTGGTGATTTCCGTACCACCGTTGAGTACCTGATCAAGCTGCTCGAGACCCCGGCCTTCGAGGACAACACGATCACCACCGGCTGGTTGGATCAGCTGATCTCCAACAAGCTGACTGCTGAGCGTCCTGACACGATCGTCGCCGTTCTGTGTGGAGCTGTTACCAAGGCTCACCAGGCTAGCGAGGCTGGTGTTGAGGAATACCGCAAGGGACTGGAGAAGGGTCAGGTACCCTCCAAGGACGTCTTGAAGACGGTCTTCCCTGTGGATTTCATCTACGAAGGCCAGCGGTACAAGTTCACTGCGACCCGCGCCAGCCTTGACAGCTACCACCTCTTCATCAACGGTTCCAGGTGCTCCGTGGGCGTGCGCGCTCTGGCTGACGGTGGTCTGTTGGTCCTTCTGAACGGCCGCAGTCACAACGTCTACTGGAAGGAGGAGCCCGCCGCCACTCGTCTGAGTGTGGATGGCAAGACTTGCCTTCTCGAGCAGGAGAACGACCCCACCCAGCTGCGTACCCCCTCTCCTGGTAAGCTGGTCAAGTTCACCGTCGAGAACGGTGAGCACGTCAAGGCGGGCCAGCCCTTCGCTGAAGTCGAGGTCATGAAGATGTACATGCCCCTGATCGCCCAGGAAGACGGTATCGTCCAGCTTATCAAGCAGCCCGGAGCCACTCTGGAGGCCGGTGACATCCTTGGTATCCTCGCTTTGGATGACCCGTCTCGCGTGAAGCACGCCCAGCCCTTCACTGGCCAGCTTCCCGATCTTGGCCCTCCTCAGGTTGTGGGTAGTAAGCCCCCTCAGAGGTTCTTCCTCTTGCACAGCATCCTTGAGAACATCCTGAAGGGATACGACAACCAGGTCATCATGAACGCCACCCTCAAGGAGCTGGTCGAAGTCCTCCGTAACCCCGATCTTCCTTACGGCGAGTGGAACGCCCAGTCCTCTGCTCTGCACTCTCGCATGCCCCAGAAGCTCGACAGCCAGCTCCAGACCATCGTCGACAAGGCCCGCGCCCGTAAGGCTGAGTTCCCTGCCAAGCAGCTTCAGAAGACTGTTCAGCGTTTCATCGAGGAGAATGTCAACCCCGCCGATGCTGAGATCCTCAAGACCACGCTGCTTCCTCTGACCGAGGTCATCAACAAGTACCTGGATGGTCTTAAGGTCCACGAGTTCAATGTCTTCATTGGTCTCCTGGAACAGTACTATGAGGTGGAGAAGCTCTTCGCTGGCCGCAACCTCCGCGATGAAGACTCTATCCTGAAGCTTCGTGACGAGAACAAGGAGGACATTGGCAAGGTCGTTCAGACCGTCCTCTCCCACAGCCGCATTGGTGCCAAGAAcaacctcatcctcgccattcTGGCCATGTACCGCCCCAACCAGCCCAACGTCGGCAATGTCTCCAAGTACTTCAAGCCCATCCTGAAGAAGCTGACTGAGTTCGAGTCTCGCGCTGCTGCCAAGGTCACTCTTAAGGCCCGTGAGCTTCTGATCCAGTGTGCCCTCCCGTCCTTGGAGGAGCGCCTGTCCCAGATGGAACTCATCCTGCGTTCGTCGGTTGTCGAGTCCAGCTATGGTGAGACCGGCTGGGAGCACCGTGAGCCCGATTCCCAGGTCCTCaaggaggtggtggactCCAAGTACACCGTCTTCGACGTGCTGCCGCGCTTCTTCGTTCACCAGGATGTCTGGGTTACTCTGGCTGCTCTTGAGGTCTATGTGCGCCGCGCTTACCGTGCCTACACTGTCAAGGGTATCCAGTACTCTGCTTCCGGAGAGGTTCCACTGCTCTCTTGGGACTTCACTCTTGACAAGCTGGGACAGCCCGAGTTCGGCCCTATCACCACTGACCCGTCGACCCCCAGCACCCCTACCGCTGAGATGAACCCCTTCAAGCGGATCAACTCCATCAGTGACATGTCGTACCTGGTTGGCGACGGCAACGAGCCCATGAGAAAGGGTGCCATCATCCCTGTTCAGTACCTGGAGGATGCTGAGGAGTTCCTTCCCAGAGCCCTCGAGATCTTCCCCAGAGCTggctcgaagaagaaggccagtGACAACGGTCTTCTCGCTAACCTGGAGGGCAAGCGCCGCCCTGCTCCTCGGGTTGAGAACGAGAATGAGTTGACTGGTGTCCTCAACGTCGCCATCCGTGATGTGGAGGATCTTGACGACAACCAGATCGTCTCCCAGATCAACAACATGCTGGCCGACCTCAAGGAAGAACTGCTTGCTCGTCGCATCCGCCGTGTCACCTTCATCTGCGGCAAGAACGGTATCTACCCCGGATACTTCACTTTCCGTGGCCCCAActacgatgaggatgagagtaTCCGCCACAACGAGCCTGCCCTTGCCTTCCAGCTGGAGCTCGGTCGTCTGTCCAAGTTCAAGATCAAGCCCGTCTTCACCGAGAACCGGAACATCCACGTCTACGAAGCTCTCGGAAAGGGCCCTGAGAACGACAAGGCTGTGGACAAGCGCTACTTCGTTCGTGCCGTCGTGCGCCCCGGTCGCCTGCGCGATGATATTCCCACGGCGGAGTACCTGACCTCGGAGGCTGACCGTCTCATGAACGACATTCTGGACGCCCTGGAGATTATtggcaacaacaactccgaTCTGaaccacatcttcatcaacttctccccTGTCTTCAACCTGCAGCCTAAGGATGTCGAGGAGGCTCTCGCCGGTTTCTTGGAGCGCTTCGGCCGTCGTCTCTGGAGACTGCGTGTTACCGGTGCTGAAATCCGCATTCTGTGCACCGACCCCGTCACCGGTGTTCCCTACCCCCTGCGCGtgatcatcaccaacacctaCGGATTCATCATCCAGGTTGAGCTGTACATTGAGAAGAAGACTGAGAAGGGCGAGTGGATCTTCCACAGCATTGATGGTGGCAGCAACAAGCTGGGCTCCATGCACTTGCGTCCTGTCTCCACTCCTTACCCGACCAAGGAATGGCTGCAGCCCAAGCGCTACAAGGCCCACCTCATGGGTACTCAGTACGTCTATGACTTCCCTGAGCTCTTCAGACAAGCCTTCCAGAACAGCTGGACCAAGGCCATTGCCAAGATCCCCTCCTTGGCCGACCAGCGCCCTCCTGTTGGCGAGTGCATTGACTACAGCGAgcttgttcttgatgagaATGACAACCTGGTCGAGATCTCCCGCGGCCCTGGCACCAACACCCATGGTATGGTTGGTTGGATCGTCACTGCCCGTACCCCCGAGTACCCCCGTGGTAGACGCTTCATCATTGTTGCCAACGACATCACCTTCCAGATTGGTTCCTTCGGTCCCGCTGAAGACAAGTTCTTCCACAAGTGCACTGAACTGGCTCGCAAGTTGGGTATCCCTCGTATCTACCTTTCTGCCAACTCCGGTGCTCGTATCGGCATGGCTGACGAGTTGATTCCTTACTTCTCCGTCGCCTGGAACGACCCCGAGAACCCTGCCGCCGGTTTCAAGTACCTGTACTTCACTCCCGAGGTTAAGCAGAAGCTTGATGctagcaagaagaaggaagtcaTCACTGAGGAGatcgaggatgagggtgaggtgCGCCACAAGATCACCACCGTCATCGGTGCCAAGGACGGTCTGGGTGTCGAGTGTCTCAAGGGCTCCGGTCTTATTGCCGGTGCCACCTCCAAGGCTTACGaagacatcttcaccatcaccctcgtTACTTGCCGTTCCGTTGGTATTGGTGCCTACCTTGTCCGTCTTGGACAGAGAGCCATCCAGGTCGAGGGCcagcccatcatcctcactggTGCCCCCGCTATCAACAAGCTGTTGGGTAGAGAAGTGTACACTTCCAACTTGCAGCTTGGTGGCACCCAGATCATGTACCGCAACGGTGTGTCCCACATGACTGCCAACGATGACTTCGAGGGTGTGCAGAAGATTGTCGAGTGGATGTCCTTCGTCCCCGACAGGAAGGGTGCCCCCATCCCTATCCGCCCCTGGTCCGACACTTGGGACCGCGATGTCGCCTACTACCCTCCCTCCAAGCAGCCCTACGATCCCCGCTGGCTCATTGCCGGtaaggaagacgaggaaggctTCCTACCTGGTCTGTTCGATACTGGCTCTTTCGAGGAGGCTCTTGGTGGCTGGGCTCGCACCGTGGTTGTTGGTCGTGCCAGACTCGGTGGCATTCCCATGGGTGTGATTGCTGTTGAGACTCGCTCCGTTGAGAACGTCACTCCTGCCGACCCTGCCAACCCTGACTCCATGGAGATGGTCGCCAACGAAGCTGGTGGTGTCTGGTACCCCAACTCCGCCTACAAGACCGCCCAGGCCCTCCGTGACTTCAACAATGGTGAGCAGCTTCCTGTTATGATCCTGGCTAACTGGAGAGGTTTCTCCGGTGGTCAGCGTGACATGTACAACGAGGTCCTCAAGTACGGTTCTTACATCGTCGATGCCCTCGTCAAGTACGAGCAGCCCATCTTCATCTACATCCCGCCCCATGGTGAGCTTCGTGGCGGATCCTGGGTTGTCGTCGATCccaccatcaaccccgaCCAGATGGAGATGTATGCCGACGTGGAAGCCCGTGGTGGTGTCCTCGAGCCCGAGGGTATCGTCAACATCAAGTACCGTCGCGACAAGCAGCTCGACACCATGGCTCGTCTGGATGCCACCTATGGCGAGCTCCGCCGCTCTCTCGAGGACCAGTCCCTCAGCAAGGAGCAGCTCTCTGATATCAAGGCCAAGATGGCTGCCCGCGAGGAGCAGCTTCTGCCCGTCTACCTGCAGATTGCTCTGCAATTTGCTGATCTCCACGACCGTGCTGGCCGCATGGAGGCCAAGAACACCATCCGCCATCCCCTCACCTGGAAGAACGCCCGTCGCTTCTTCTACTGGCGTCTGCGCCGCAGACTCAGCGAGGAGCTTATTGTCAAGCGCATGGTTGCTGCCGCTCCCAACCCTGCTGCTCGCGACGGCTCTGTTGCTATCCCTGCTGGTTCCAACGCCCCTGTCTCGACCGAGTCCGCTCGTGCTGTGCACCTCCGCACTCTGCACAGCTGGACCGGCCTGCTCGACGAGGAACTGCAGCGCGAAGACCAGCGCGTCGCCACCTGGTAcgaggagaacaagaaggccaTCCAGACCAAGGTCGACTCTCTCAAGGCCGAGAGCGTGGCCACCGAAGTTGCCCAGCTGCTCCTCAACAACCGTGACGGTGCTCTGAAGGGTGTGCAGCAGATCCTCAGCGTTCTCCccgtggaggagaaggaggctgttCTCAAGTACCTCTCTTCCAACTAA
- a CDS encoding uncharacterized protein (COG:S;~EggNog:ENOG410PH2D;~InterPro:IPR000719,IPR011009;~go_function: GO:0004672 - protein kinase activity [Evidence IEA];~go_function: GO:0005524 - ATP binding [Evidence IEA];~go_process: GO:0006468 - protein phosphorylation [Evidence IEA]), translating to MSVLRHHGGAYLQRRLTKMYTDTKTSCESVTTASIAVDDPELVMLHRSFKTQRDRLLAWGLDWSDASAAQPNDIDESLTQAGYSEIVESVMSSIQVLLNEAERIQHGGASDLPPKGASADTPKGGLSGLPVKSHWTSDEISRSKTLLADLEGYIDTLYDLSSSRRNMSASMTAGGQSTKGRSRPAAISDYSILDSKAYHGASFDGTQQSPFDVAPSPTHNAAAFSQARSEKMPFDKAPLDTYVIDRSALQLSGSSHDNSPPPYEQVAASTNSRAIGRIRTSASPFLYGTKDSTATILVDYMPMMLEASSAATKPEKKRLDHVQRTLEQLVQNSRVSHLGLLKFLGYFIDMPNSRYAFVYQMPMDYFPFLRNPTDLLNGLKPKPLVSLFQTSDEHPIPNLETRFRLAYDLLMAVLQLRSQNLVHGNVNSSNILIFPGLTNSNRDEVGLTEDLRRPYLTSFAQFSGNGPSPEPLSSSIYRHPDDKRSMEDDAAWAYDLYSLGLVLLEIGLWTPISRIWKMKYNNSMFKQRIENTYLKKLGPKCGSAYLHVVQLCLDAPNFHLSTQPFDDLNLRVPQAFHYPVLDLSAPDSIFSFSMNFLYTMCKIVWSCCRIDMFSAPAADELDDCLPLALVPGLDSAPMKEPVREFKPTPEPIRPFQEPFATLPTSDMKMFRDKINVEERKVRKRTCKKLSGLEIPQDHLNKWNFQMLPRLRKLLQKILKDSTESCSVTLMMTGETVDNAKTTVCVTCASAKKVRAALKKYFVLDSEEWDLLVLRGDVQRSKVPRKKRRRPAMAGQGNAGAPALVQNDPNPCYQERPLCGASIGAFINEEHLPPVSYGGAILVDGMPYGMTVHHMLESPSDQEDADEPDTGGPLRSSANWMHDMAAPQNPEFMYSWADEGPSDVASDLEFEVSEDEDGDDISLSPSLDGTFEDSYLSEGYSSDEDGGNADDPYDDEDAASIGDTPGIDPGDEPLLYVTQPAIDDIDESYFPSPEDRDDEHLASHAFGYVHASSGVRRWTRKGIRHEIDWALIKINDERINVRNIVYDKTSVMRPDAYGQRRGQQARIPRQPETIYLNNICRLEDLGGLRVHCCGRTSGLQTGQISRAMTLVKLHGRQTFSTSFCVDGNFGVPGDSGAWVFEKASGRVCGHVLAWSDKTRTAYIAPMEILLEDIARSLNANYISLPPGNPDESRASSMHHRPNLNPSAMDPYHQHPAYHAPRPIRGQLPVDINPLRIDDGEMGSSVNPSRGTREVSTPYRGMPILTPPRSLERQLA from the exons ATGTCCGTCCTCCGCCATCATGGGGGTGCCTACCTCCAACGGCGCCTCACCAAAATGTATACCGATACAAAGACCTCTTGTGAGAGTGTCACTACGGCTTCCATTGCGGTTGATGATCCCGAATTGGTCATGCTGCATCGCAGTTTCAAGACCCAAAGAGATCGATTGCTAGCGTGGGGCCTGGACTGGAGCGATGCCAGTGCCGCCCAGCCCAATGATATTGACGAATCATTAACCCAAGCTGGCTACAGTGAGATTGTCGAGAGTGTCATGTCTTCCATTCAGGTGCTGCTGAATGAGGCGGAGCGTATCCAGCATGGCGGTGCCTCCGATCTGCCTCCGAAAGGCGCTAGTGCGGACACTCCCAAGGGCGGTCTCAGTGGCCTTCCAGTCAAGTCTCACTGGACCAGTGATGAGATCAGCCGTTCCAAGACTCTGCTGGCAGACCTGGAAGGCTATATCGACACCCTCTATGACCTGTCGAGCTCGCGACGCAACATGAGTGCTAGCATGACTGCTGGTGGACAGTCCACCAAGGGCCGATCCCGGCCCGCTGCCATTTCTGACTACTCCATCTTGGACTCAAAAGCCTACCACGGTGCATCTTTCGACGGCACACAACAGAGTCCTTTTGATGTAGCACCCTCGCCTACGCACAATGCGGCGGCATTCAGCCAGGCTCGATCTGAAAAGATGCCTTTTGATAAGGCTCCGCTGGACACTTATGTCATTGATCGTTCTGCCCTACAGTTGTCTGGTTCTTCGCATGACAACAGCCCGCCCCCTTATGAGCAGGTTGCGGCTTCTACCAACTCTCGGGCCATCGGTCGCATCAGGACATCGGCATCGCCTTTTCTCTACGGCACCAAGGATTCGACAGCAACGATTCTCGTCGATTacatgccgatgatgctcGAAGCATCGAGTGCCGCCACCAAGCCGGAGAAGAAACGACTGGACCATGTACAGCGGACTCTGGAACAACTCGTGCAGAATTCGCGTGTGTCTCACCTGGGTTTGCTGAAGTTCCTGGGCTATTTCATCGACATGCCAAATTCCCGATACGCATTCGTCTATCAGATGCCTATGGACTACTTCCCATTCCTTCGCAACCCGACTGATCTCTTGAATGGGTTGAAGCCGAAACCCCTCGTCTCTCTTTTCCAAACCAGCGATGAACACCCTATCCCGAATCTAGAAACGCGCTTTCGCTTAGCTTATGACCTTCTGATGGCAGTTCTACAGCTGAGGAGTCAGAACCTTGTACATGGCAACGTCAACAGCAGTAACATTCTTATCTTCCCCGGCTTGACGAACTCGAACCGCGATGAAGTCGGACTTACAGAGGATTTGCGCCGTCCCTACCTAACATCATTTGCTCAATTCTCTGGAAACGGGCCGTCACCCGAACCCTTGTCTTCAAGCATATATCGTCACCCAGACGATAAGCGGtcgatggaggatgatgccGCCTGGGCCTATGACCTGTACTCACTTGGCCTCGTGCTGCTCGAAATTGGACTCTGGACTCCCATTAGTCGgatctggaagatgaagtaCAACAACTCCATGTTCAAGCAAAGAATCGAGAACACCtacttgaagaagctgggccCGAAATGCGGCAGCGCATATCTCCACGTGGTACAGTTGTGCCTGGATGCGCCAAATTTTCATCTGTCGACCCAACCCTTCGATGACCTAAACCTCCGCGTCCCTCAGGCCTTCCACTACCCCGTCCTCGACCTCTCCGCACCCGACAGCATTTTCTCGTTCTCTATGAACTTTCTTTACACTATGTGTAAGATCGTCTGGTCCTGCTGCAGGATAGACATGTTCTCTGCCCCTGCCGCTGATGAGCTGGATGATTGTCTTCCGCTTGCCCTTGTTCCTGGCCTGGATTCGGCGCCGATGAAGGAACCTGTTCGTGAGTTCAAACCTACTCCGGAGCCCATTCGACCTTTCCAAGAACCATTTGCCACGCTACCTACTTCCGACATGAAAATGTTCCGGGATAAGATCAACGTGGAGGAGCGCAAGGTAAGAAAGCGCACATGCAAAAAACTTTCGGGCCTAGAGATTCCACAGGATCATCTCAATAAATGGAACTTCCAGATGCTACCACGCTTGAGGAAGCTTCTACAGAAGATCCTGAAGGACTCTACCGAATCATGCAGTGTTACACTCATGATGACGGGTGAAACGGTCGACAACGCCAAGACCACGGTCTGTGTCACTTGTGCCAGTGCAAAGAAGGTTCGGGCCGCACTCAAGAAGTATTTCGTCCTTGATAGCGAAGAGTGGgatctccttgtccttcGTGGCGATGTACAGAGATCGAAGGTCCCACGCAAGAAGCGTCGCAGGCCGGCAATGGCAGGGCAAGGAAATGCTGGCGCACCTGCATTGGTCCAGAACGACCCAAATCCTTGCTACCAGGAACGGCCTCTATGCGGTGCATCAATTGGTGCTTTCATCAACGAAGAACATCTGCCACCTGTATCTTACGGGGGAGCTATCTTGGTCGATGGTATGCCCTATGGGATGACTGTACATCACATGCTAGAATCACCAAGTGACCAGGAGGATGCGGATGAGCCGGATACCGGTGGCCCTCTACGGTCTTCTGCAAATTGGATGCACGATATGGCAGCGCCTCAGAACCCAGAGTTTATGTACTCCTGGGCTGACGAGGGCCCGTCAGATGTCGCATCAGACCTTGAATTCGAGGTTtcggaagacgaggatggggatgatatCTCGCTTTCACCCAGTCTAGATGGAACATTCGAAGACTCATACCTTTCCGAAGGCTACTCCTCTGACGAAGATGGGGGGAATGCTGATGACCCCtatgatgacgaagatgcagCATCCATAGGCGATACTCCTGGGATTGATCCTGGAGATGAGCCCTTGCTATATGTCACACAGCCAGCCATTGATGACATCGATGAGAGTTATTTTCCAAGCCCTGAAGATCGCGATGATGAACATCTTGCCTCTCACGCTTTTGGATACGTACACGCATCCTCGGGTGTTCGGCGCTGGACGCGAAAAGGGATCCGACACGAGATTGACTGGGCACTGATCAAGATCAACGATGAGCGCATCAACGTGCGCAATATCGTCTACGACAAGACGTCCGTAATGAGGCCAGACGCGTATGGACAGAGACGGGGCCAACAGGCGCGCATACCGCGGCAACCAGAGACTATCTATCTCAATAACATTTGCCGGCTAGAAGACCTGGGGGGCCTCCGAGTCCACTGCTGTGGCCGAACCAGTGGCCTGCAAACCGGCCAGATCTCCAGAGCCATGACTCTTGTCAAACTGCATGGACGACAAACCTTCTCTACCAGCTTCTGTGTTGATGGGAACTTTGGAG TGCCCGGCGACTCAGGAGCCTGGGTGTTCGAAAAGGCCAGCGGTCGAGTTTGCGGCCACGTTCTCGCGTGGTCCGACAAAACCCGCACCGCTTACATCGCCCCCATGGAAATACTCCTCGAAGACATCGCTCGCTCCCTGAATGCCAACTACATCAGTCTGCCGCCCGGCAATCCTGACGAGTCCCGCGCCAGCTCCATGCATCATCGCCCAAACCTAAACCCGTCTGCCATGGACCCCTACCATCAACATCCTGCCTACCACGCCCCTCGCCCTATCCGCGGCCAACTCCCCGTGGACATTAACCCTCTTCGCATCGATGACGGAGAAATGGGCTCCTCCGTCAACCCCAGTCGCGGAACGCGCGAAGTATCAACCCCTTACCGGGGAATGCCTATCCTTACCCCACCTCGAAGCCTGGAAAGGCAACTCGCATGA